A window of Panicum virgatum strain AP13 chromosome 8K, P.virgatum_v5, whole genome shotgun sequence contains these coding sequences:
- the LOC120644245 gene encoding cycloartenol-C-24-methyltransferase 1-like isoform X1, whose amino-acid sequence MSESGALHLSTGLHGKTIDKDQLDSTVEQYAKYHDLHGGDEEFRKSNYSDLVKKYYDLVTTFTEYHWGQSFHFAPRWHGETLRESIKRFEHFITLQLGLKKGMKVLDVGCGIGGPLREIARFSSTEITGLNNNANQISRGKELISLAGLSEQCNFIEGDFMNMPFPDNTFDAAYAIEATIHAPDVLGAYREIYRVLKPGQYFALDELCLTDKFDPNNTKHKNIKAEIELGCGLPDVRSTRECIQAMKDAGFEVIFAKDLAEDSDCPWYHEIDPGHFSLKSISTSRVGHLLTRAIVGTLEFLRIAPKGCNRLFSILQTASHGLLTGSREQIFTVTFFVLGRKPLKESEI is encoded by the exons ATGTCAGAGTCTGGGGCCTTGCATCTTTCTACGGGCTTGCATGGGAAAACCATTGACAAGGATCAACTTGACTCGACCGTTGAaca ATATGCAAAGTATCATGACCTGCACGGAGGTGatgaggaattcaggaagtcgAACTATAGTGACTTG GTAAAAAAGTATTATGATCTTGTAACCACCTTCACTGAATACCACTGGGGTCAATCATTCCATTTCGCCCCAAG ATGGCATGGAGAAACTCTTCGTGAAAGCATCAAGAGATTTGAGCATTTTATTACCCTTCAATTGGGGCTCAAGAAGGGGATGAAG GTCCTGGATGTTGGATGTGGAATTGGGGGACCCTTAAGAGAAATTGCCAGATTCAG CTCAACAGAGATAACTGGGTTGAACAACAATGCTAACCAGATATCAAGGGGCAAG GAGCTCATTTCTTTGGCAGGTTTGAGTGAACAGTGTAACTTTATAGAG GGAGACTTCATGAACATGCCATTCCCTGATAACACCTTTGATGCAGCCTATGCAATTGAGGCCACAATTCATGCACCTGATGTG CTAGGCGCCTACAGGGAGATATACAGAGTGCTGAAACCAGGCCAGTATTTCGCACTAGATGAACTGTGCTTGACTGATAAGTTCGATCCAAACAACACTAAACATAAGAACATCAAGGCAGAAATTGAGCTTGGCTGTGGCCTGCCTGACGTCCGTAGCACTCGCGAGTGCATCCAAGCGATGAAAGATGCAGGATTCGAG GTTATCTTCGCGAAGGATCTTGCTGAGGACTCCGACTGCCCTTGGTACCATGAAATAGATCCTGGCCACTTCTCATTGAAGAGCATCAGTACCTCACGTGTCGGACACCTCCTGACTCGTGCAATT GTTGGCACACTTGAGTTCCTCCGTATTGCCcccaaaggctgcaatagattGTTCAGCATCCTGCAGACTGCTTCCCACGGCCTGCTGACGGGCAGCCG GGAACAGATTTTTACGGTGACCTTCTTTGTCCTGGGCCGGAAACCTCTCAAGGAGAGTGAAATTTAA
- the LOC120646229 gene encoding uncharacterized protein LOC120646229 → MDRSKKPKSNLGSRRQFELLDLNKSSSLNMSTSSLRSVGEETRNCGKAVQASRRATTVRFAPPPLSSAVAAPAKAMVRPATASGARPGSASGQRSGASAGRLPEPGAKAMRRSWGWTGDVDAKEKGGNPVAAKVVAKAQSRSSSVPRRLPPPEDKEQPLPKTGSKTMTNSRTKTNPSTPPKTEMEGSRSPPDTSRKNMKAPNSVSLKNMDMVSPPTRTSVASIGASWDSLPSDIQKLGLEVMGYRDDAEVAAVEALKEVSAAEILVRCLSAFAELTSAAAKQSPQQTVDEFLALHTAITSSDAAVTFDGKRNRHAGDWLRAAVSTELAPFSLYSPLRRSSHTAGSPASSPPAPPSTQWPVAAGGAAAEGETWLEAARRRLGEEMRAWFLGHVERLLDSDVAGTLGQLKRVNDWLDAVGLGPESDAVERVRKKIYRYLLDHVESAVVALNGGTAATRGRTK, encoded by the exons ATGGACAGATCCAAGAAACCCAAATCAAACTTAGGGTCACGGAGGCAATTCGAGCTACTGGACTTGAACAAGTCTTCCTCGCTGAACATGTCGACATCCTCTCTGAGGAGCGTCGGCGAGGAGACCAGGAATTGCGGCAAGGCGGTCCAAGCGAGCAGGAGGGCGACCACGGTGAGGTTTGCCCCTCCTCCACTGTCGTCGGCAGTGGCAGCGCCGGCAAAGGCAATGGTAAGGCCTGCGACTGCAAGTGGAGCACGCCCGGGTTCTGCCTCAGGGCAGAGGTCCGGGGCATCAGCGGGGAGGTTGCCGGAGCCGGGGGCCAAGGCGATGAGGAGGAGTTGGGGATGGACAGGTGACGTGGATGCCAAGGAGAAGGGCGGTAATCCTGTGGCGGCGAAGGTCGTGGCAAAGGCACAGTCTAGGAGCAGCTCG GTCCCAAGAAGATTGCCACCACCCGAGGACAAAGAGCAACCATTGCCGAAGACAGGCAGTAAGACCATGACCAACTCTAGGACGAAGACAAATCCAAGCACGCCTCCGAAAACGGAGATGGAGGGAAGCAGAAGCCCCCCTGATACTTCAAGGAAGAACATGAAGGCTCCCAACAGTGTGTCACTGAAGAACATGGACATGGTTTCCCCTCCCACAAGAACATCGGTGGCGTCGATTGGCGCATCATGGGATTCACTTCCATCAGATATCCAGAAGTTGGGCCTG GAAGTCATGGGGTACAGGGATGATGCGGAGGTAGCTGCTGTTGAGGCGTTGAAGGAAGTTTCTGCTGCCGAGATTTTAGTGCGGTGCCTGAG cGCCTTTGCGGAGCTGACTTCCGCCGCGGCCAAGCAGTCTCCGCAGCAGACCGTCGACGAGTTCCTCGCGCTCCACACGGCCATCACAAGCTCCGACGCCGCCGTCACCTTCGACGGCAAGCGAAACCGCCATGCAGGTGATTGGCTGCGCGCCGCGGTCTCCACGGAGCTCGCCCCCTTCTCCCTCTACTCGCCATTGAGGAGGTCCAGCCACACGGCAGggtcgccggcctcctccccacCGGCACCGCCATCGACGCAATGGCCGGTGGCGGCTGGAGGAGCCGCCGCGGAGGGGGAAACCTggctggaggcggcgcggaggcggctcgGGGAGGAGATGCGCGCGTGGTTCCTCGGCCACGTGGAACGGCTGCTGGACAGCGACGTGGCCGGGACGCTGGGGCAGCTCAAGAGGGTCAACGACTGGCTGGACGCCGTCGGGCTGGGGCCGGAGTCGGACGCCGTCGAGCGGGTGAGGAAGAAGATCTACAGGTACCTGCTGGACCACGTCGAGTCGGCGGTAGTCGCATTGAATGGCGGCACGGCGGCTACTCGTGGCCGGACAAAATAA
- the LOC120644245 gene encoding cycloartenol-C-24-methyltransferase 1-like isoform X2, producing the protein MSESGALHLSTGLHGKTIDKDQLDSTVEQWHGETLRESIKRFEHFITLQLGLKKGMKVLDVGCGIGGPLREIARFSSTEITGLNNNANQISRGKELISLAGLSEQCNFIEGDFMNMPFPDNTFDAAYAIEATIHAPDVLGAYREIYRVLKPGQYFALDELCLTDKFDPNNTKHKNIKAEIELGCGLPDVRSTRECIQAMKDAGFEVIFAKDLAEDSDCPWYHEIDPGHFSLKSISTSRVGHLLTRAIVGTLEFLRIAPKGCNRLFSILQTASHGLLTGSREQIFTVTFFVLGRKPLKESEI; encoded by the exons ATGTCAGAGTCTGGGGCCTTGCATCTTTCTACGGGCTTGCATGGGAAAACCATTGACAAGGATCAACTTGACTCGACCGTTGAaca ATGGCATGGAGAAACTCTTCGTGAAAGCATCAAGAGATTTGAGCATTTTATTACCCTTCAATTGGGGCTCAAGAAGGGGATGAAG GTCCTGGATGTTGGATGTGGAATTGGGGGACCCTTAAGAGAAATTGCCAGATTCAG CTCAACAGAGATAACTGGGTTGAACAACAATGCTAACCAGATATCAAGGGGCAAG GAGCTCATTTCTTTGGCAGGTTTGAGTGAACAGTGTAACTTTATAGAG GGAGACTTCATGAACATGCCATTCCCTGATAACACCTTTGATGCAGCCTATGCAATTGAGGCCACAATTCATGCACCTGATGTG CTAGGCGCCTACAGGGAGATATACAGAGTGCTGAAACCAGGCCAGTATTTCGCACTAGATGAACTGTGCTTGACTGATAAGTTCGATCCAAACAACACTAAACATAAGAACATCAAGGCAGAAATTGAGCTTGGCTGTGGCCTGCCTGACGTCCGTAGCACTCGCGAGTGCATCCAAGCGATGAAAGATGCAGGATTCGAG GTTATCTTCGCGAAGGATCTTGCTGAGGACTCCGACTGCCCTTGGTACCATGAAATAGATCCTGGCCACTTCTCATTGAAGAGCATCAGTACCTCACGTGTCGGACACCTCCTGACTCGTGCAATT GTTGGCACACTTGAGTTCCTCCGTATTGCCcccaaaggctgcaatagattGTTCAGCATCCTGCAGACTGCTTCCCACGGCCTGCTGACGGGCAGCCG GGAACAGATTTTTACGGTGACCTTCTTTGTCCTGGGCCGGAAACCTCTCAAGGAGAGTGAAATTTAA